One genomic region from Candidatus Ryanbacteria bacterium CG10_big_fil_rev_8_21_14_0_10_43_42 encodes:
- the metG gene encoding methionine--tRNA ligase subunit beta, whose product MEDKKQNNNETEPVLHIKISYDDFAKVELRTARILSAEAVEGSDKLVRLRVSLGTKERQLLAGIGKSYTPDDLVGKIIAVVANLKPRKMMGMESDGMLLAASGEDGPVLLTSDKEISPGAEIR is encoded by the coding sequence ATGGAAGATAAAAAACAAAATAATAATGAAACGGAGCCGGTTTTACATATCAAAATATCCTATGATGATTTTGCGAAGGTGGAATTGCGTACGGCAAGAATTTTATCAGCGGAAGCGGTGGAAGGATCGGATAAATTAGTGCGTCTCCGAGTTTCGCTTGGTACGAAGGAACGGCAGTTATTGGCCGGCATCGGAAAGTCGTATACACCCGATGATCTTGTCGGAAAAATAATTGCGGTGGTTGCCAACTTAAAACCGCGGAAAATGATGGGCATGGAAAGCGATGGTATGTTGCTCGCGGCAAGCGGAGAAGATGGACCGGTACTTCTTACATCTGACAAGGAGATTTCGCCTGGTGCAGAAATACGATAA
- a CDS encoding ATP-dependent helicase, producing the protein MYNRSNSWTQSPGRSNNRRGFGQRRSVPSRGRFQSGRGRGGKGAFSMSTDDISIFINKAVAEIKTEEHIIEHSFADFALHPDLARAVRFRGYTTPTPIQDKIISHVLKGTDVVGLANTGTGKTGAFLIPLIHNVLQNPEKQVLIIAPTRELAVQIEREFDSLIKRIRLYAVVCVGGANMGAQIRKLRQHSHFIIGTPGRLMDLMKQGALNLEQVGTIVLDEADRMLDMGFIDDVRFIMSKMPRVRHTLCFSATMSRNISNLINDFLINPVTISVKTGETAANVEQEVVRVRGRNKMDVLYDLLKTEECSKVLVFGKTKYGVQNICDALYRRGIKADAIHGDKSHGQRQRALRNFKENKVQTLVATDVASRGLDISNITHVINFDIPATYDDYVHRIGRTGRGTKKGKALTFIE; encoded by the coding sequence ATGTATAATCGAAGTAATTCCTGGACACAGTCTCCGGGCAGATCAAATAACAGGCGTGGTTTTGGACAGCGCCGCTCGGTACCATCCCGAGGGCGTTTTCAGAGTGGACGCGGACGTGGAGGCAAGGGCGCTTTTAGTATGTCTACCGATGATATATCTATTTTTATAAATAAGGCAGTTGCCGAGATAAAAACCGAAGAACATATTATCGAACATAGTTTTGCTGATTTTGCCCTACATCCCGATCTTGCGCGCGCCGTTCGTTTCCGTGGATATACGACACCGACCCCTATACAGGACAAAATTATTTCTCATGTTTTAAAAGGGACTGACGTGGTTGGACTTGCCAATACTGGTACCGGCAAAACGGGCGCCTTTCTTATTCCATTGATTCATAATGTACTGCAAAATCCTGAAAAACAGGTTCTTATTATAGCGCCCACGCGCGAACTTGCGGTTCAGATTGAACGGGAATTTGACAGCTTGATAAAACGAATACGTTTGTATGCGGTAGTGTGTGTTGGAGGTGCTAATATGGGAGCACAAATTCGCAAGCTTCGTCAGCACAGTCATTTCATTATCGGTACACCGGGACGTCTTATGGATCTTATGAAGCAGGGTGCTTTAAATTTGGAACAGGTGGGGACAATTGTTCTTGATGAGGCGGATCGCATGCTTGATATGGGTTTTATAGATGATGTCCGTTTTATTATGAGTAAGATGCCGCGAGTGCGACACACGCTTTGTTTTTCTGCTACAATGTCACGGAATATATCCAATCTCATTAACGATTTTCTTATCAATCCCGTTACCATTTCAGTAAAAACGGGAGAGACGGCCGCCAACGTTGAACAAGAAGTGGTGCGTGTTCGCGGACGTAATAAAATGGATGTACTATATGATCTTCTAAAAACGGAAGAATGTAGTAAGGTGCTTGTTTTCGGAAAGACAAAATATGGCGTGCAGAATATTTGCGATGCATTATATAGGCGTGGTATTAAGGCGGATGCTATTCATGGAGACAAATCGCATGGTCAGCGTCAGCGTGCACTCCGTAATTTTAAGGAAAATAAAGTACAAACATTGGTAGCTACGGATGTTGCATCCCGAGGGCTAGATATTAGTAACATCACCCACGTCATTAATTTTGATATACCGGCGACGTATGATGATTACGTGCATCGTATCGGACGCACGGGGCGCGGTACTAAAAAAGGAAAAGCTCTTACATTTATTGAATAG
- the typA gene encoding translational GTPase TypA produces the protein MEIRNIAIIAHVDHGKTTLTDAIMRQTGMFEEGMSMDTNALEQERGITIYAKNTATIYKDTKINIVDTPGHSDFGSEVERVLRSIDSVLLVVDAQEGPMPQTRFVLKKSLELGFKPIVILNKIDKPAADPMRAEEQVLELFFELGASDEQADFTVVYAIGKDGVAMKNRDDEKKDLSPLLDTILEQVPTAPHTVDAPLRAQPFNLAYDNFLGRLAIARVYDGILRVGAQVYITTPDGDIRTGKVTKLFTFKGVARKEVDFVEAGDICMIAGLPDIFIGETISADKEVELLPAIKVDEPTITLTFLVNNSPFGGRDGTLLTSRQIRERLEKELEVNVGLKIDFTQPDQFKVYGRGELHVAVLLETMRREGYEIQVSQPHVIIKEEDGKKLEPFEEVTIDVPSEFQGAVIEKLGKRKAIMTDMKTESDATVRLTFEGPTRGFLGYRGQFMVDTKGEGILSSRVIGFKPYVGHIEKRVTGSMISMATGKALGFSLANLQERGVLYIGPATEVYEGMVIGNTAKGDEMSVNPIKGKQLTNMRASGSDDTIQLAPPHIITIESGLELIAEDEYLEITPHNVRIRKQYLTENERSKSKRGKGGA, from the coding sequence ATGGAAATCAGGAATATAGCGATAATAGCCCACGTAGACCATGGGAAAACAACACTAACTGATGCCATTATGCGGCAGACGGGTATGTTTGAGGAGGGTATGAGTATGGATACGAATGCGCTTGAGCAGGAGCGTGGTATTACTATTTATGCCAAAAATACGGCAACGATATATAAAGATACAAAAATAAATATTGTAGATACGCCGGGACACAGTGATTTTGGATCAGAGGTGGAACGAGTGCTTCGCTCTATTGATTCAGTGCTTCTGGTAGTGGATGCACAGGAAGGTCCTATGCCGCAGACACGATTTGTTCTCAAAAAATCTCTTGAACTTGGTTTTAAGCCTATTGTTATTCTTAATAAAATTGATAAGCCGGCGGCGGATCCCATGCGTGCCGAAGAACAGGTTCTCGAATTGTTTTTTGAACTGGGTGCTTCTGATGAGCAGGCGGATTTTACGGTAGTTTATGCAATTGGAAAAGATGGCGTTGCCATGAAAAACAGAGATGATGAGAAAAAAGATCTCTCGCCTTTGCTGGATACTATTTTAGAACAGGTGCCAACAGCGCCTCATACGGTGGACGCGCCTCTTAGGGCACAACCATTCAACTTGGCATATGATAATTTTTTGGGACGCCTCGCTATTGCGCGCGTATATGACGGTATTCTTCGCGTGGGCGCACAGGTATATATTACAACGCCCGATGGGGATATACGAACCGGAAAAGTAACGAAGCTGTTTACGTTTAAAGGAGTGGCGCGAAAAGAAGTTGATTTCGTGGAGGCGGGAGACATTTGCATGATAGCCGGACTTCCCGATATTTTTATCGGAGAGACTATCAGTGCAGACAAGGAAGTTGAGTTATTACCCGCAATCAAAGTGGACGAACCAACGATTACGCTTACGTTTTTGGTAAACAACTCTCCGTTTGGAGGGCGTGATGGTACGTTACTTACGTCGCGGCAGATACGGGAGCGTCTCGAGAAAGAACTTGAGGTGAATGTGGGGCTTAAGATTGATTTTACACAGCCGGATCAGTTTAAGGTTTATGGCCGCGGAGAATTACATGTTGCCGTTCTATTGGAAACGATGCGAAGGGAGGGGTATGAGATTCAGGTTTCACAGCCACACGTTATTATCAAGGAAGAGGATGGTAAGAAATTAGAACCCTTTGAGGAAGTGACAATTGATGTGCCAAGTGAATTTCAGGGGGCGGTTATAGAAAAATTAGGCAAAAGAAAGGCAATTATGACGGATATGAAGACGGAATCGGACGCGACGGTACGACTTACGTTTGAAGGGCCTACCCGTGGTTTTCTAGGTTATCGAGGGCAATTTATGGTGGATACGAAAGGGGAAGGTATTCTCTCAAGTAGAGTTATAGGATTTAAGCCTTATGTAGGGCATATAGAAAAGCGTGTTACGGGATCCATGATATCAATGGCTACCGGAAAGGCGTTGGGATTTTCACTTGCAAATTTGCAGGAACGCGGTGTTTTGTATATTGGTCCGGCGACGGAAGTGTATGAGGGTATGGTTATTGGAAATACGGCAAAAGGAGATGAAATGTCGGTAAATCCCATAAAGGGAAAACAGCTTACCAATATGCGCGCTTCCGGATCGGATGATACTATCCAGCTGGCACCGCCGCATATTATTACGATTGAATCCGGACTTGAGCTGATTGCCGAGGATGAGTATCTGGAGATAACGCCGCATAACGTACGTATACGGAAGCAGTACTTAACAGAAAATGAACGCTCAAAATCAAAAAGAGGAAAGGGTGGCGCATAG
- a CDS encoding cold-shock protein — protein MQQGTVARIMDKGYGFIQREGEEKDLFFHATEVKDGAFNDLREGDAVQFEVEEDSKGARAVQVSRA, from the coding sequence ATGCAACAGGGAACAGTTGCCCGTATCATGGACAAAGGCTACGGCTTTATCCAGCGAGAGGGCGAAGAAAAAGACCTTTTCTTTCATGCAACTGAAGTTAAGGACGGCGCATTCAATGATCTTCGTGAAGGAGATGCTGTGCAGTTCGAAGTTGAGGAAGATTCAAAGGGAGCACGCGCCGTACAGGTGAGTCGTGCATAG